One segment of Candidatus Manganitrophus noduliformans DNA contains the following:
- a CDS encoding ABC-F family ATP-binding cassette domain-containing protein, which produces MNLLDLSHVSKSYGLKQVLRDVTLTVGESEKVGFVGRNGCGKTTLFQIIAGIEPADGGEVSYKRGISIGALPQDPVLTEHWTVAEEVGSALVEILQKRDRYQAIGEAMRGATPAEMEKLLKEQQALGEWFDHHQGWQIDHRVDEVLLQLGIADRNQKIEMLSGGMRKRVALAKLVLQSPDLLLLDEPTNHLDAATTAWLEEFLIAYPGAVMLVTHDRYFLDRVAQRIFEIESGGVYSYLGGYLDYLEGKAERLLHESREQGRLVTLLRRESEWMRRGPKARTTKSKARIERFYTMQDQRKEHVERDIGLHLQSDHRLGHTILELDELGKSFESRLLIRNLSLKLKAGDRIGMIGPNGAGKTTLLRMILGEELPTAGRIVRGKNTKIAYFDQKRESIDPNLKVEEALGEGDWVTVGEQRRHKTGYLADFLFEHHDQKRFIRTLSGGEKARLILAKMMLESANFLILDEPTNDLDIPTLQLFDDALVGYNGCVLMVTHDRFFLDKVATGILSFEGEGRVRYTEGNYETYLTRLKNEEALAKGEKVPSADRRDGLEKSAANGSSQKPTAPVNRKGLSFKEKKELEGIEREIEKLEARKRELEIFFADPSAHAKSAAGVTDWSNELSQIEKTLEERIARWEALESKRAG; this is translated from the coding sequence ATGAATCTTCTCGATCTTTCACATGTTTCCAAATCATATGGGTTGAAGCAGGTCCTGCGGGATGTGACCTTGACCGTCGGGGAATCGGAAAAAGTCGGTTTTGTCGGGCGAAACGGCTGCGGCAAAACGACCCTCTTCCAGATCATTGCAGGGATTGAGCCGGCCGACGGGGGAGAGGTCTCCTATAAGCGGGGGATTTCGATCGGCGCCCTCCCGCAAGACCCCGTTTTGACGGAGCACTGGACCGTCGCCGAAGAGGTCGGGTCGGCGCTGGTCGAGATTCTTCAAAAGCGCGATCGCTACCAGGCGATCGGCGAGGCGATGCGGGGGGCGACCCCGGCGGAGATGGAAAAGCTTCTCAAAGAGCAGCAGGCGCTCGGGGAGTGGTTCGATCACCACCAGGGATGGCAGATCGATCATCGGGTGGATGAGGTTCTGCTGCAACTCGGCATTGCGGACCGCAATCAGAAGATAGAGATGCTCAGCGGTGGGATGCGAAAACGGGTGGCGTTGGCGAAGCTGGTCTTACAGTCGCCCGATCTTCTTTTGCTCGACGAGCCGACGAACCACCTCGATGCGGCGACAACCGCCTGGCTGGAAGAATTCTTGATCGCCTATCCGGGCGCCGTCATGCTGGTCACCCACGACCGCTACTTTCTCGACCGGGTGGCCCAGCGGATCTTCGAGATCGAATCGGGCGGCGTCTACAGTTACCTGGGAGGCTATCTCGACTATCTGGAGGGGAAGGCCGAGCGGTTGCTCCACGAATCCCGGGAGCAGGGGAGATTGGTCACCCTGCTGCGCCGGGAGTCGGAATGGATGCGGCGCGGACCCAAGGCGCGGACGACGAAATCGAAGGCCCGCATCGAACGATTTTATACGATGCAGGATCAGCGGAAAGAGCATGTCGAGCGCGACATCGGGCTTCATCTCCAGTCGGACCACCGGCTCGGCCATACCATCTTGGAGTTGGATGAGCTCGGAAAGTCTTTCGAGAGCCGGCTCTTGATTCGAAATCTCAGCCTCAAGCTCAAGGCGGGGGATCGGATCGGGATGATTGGGCCGAACGGCGCGGGGAAAACGACCCTTCTCCGGATGATCCTGGGGGAGGAGCTTCCGACCGCGGGCCGAATTGTCCGTGGAAAGAACACCAAAATTGCTTACTTCGATCAGAAGCGGGAGTCGATCGACCCAAATCTTAAAGTGGAGGAGGCGCTCGGAGAGGGAGACTGGGTGACGGTGGGGGAGCAGCGGCGGCACAAAACCGGCTACCTCGCCGATTTTCTCTTCGAACATCACGATCAAAAGCGGTTCATCCGCACGTTGTCCGGGGGCGAGAAGGCGCGCCTGATTTTGGCGAAGATGATGCTGGAGAGCGCCAACTTTCTGATTCTCGACGAGCCGACGAACGATCTCGATATCCCGACCCTTCAGCTTTTCGACGACGCCCTCGTCGGCTACAACGGCTGTGTTCTGATGGTGACCCACGACCGGTTTTTTCTCGACAAGGTCGCCACCGGCATTTTGAGCTTCGAAGGGGAGGGGCGCGTCCGCTACACCGAGGGAAATTATGAAACCTATCTGACCCGCCTTAAAAATGAGGAGGCGTTGGCGAAAGGGGAGAAGGTCCCTTCCGCTGATCGCCGTGACGGGCTGGAAAAAAGCGCGGCGAACGGATCCTCGCAAAAGCCGACCGCACCGGTTAACCGAAAAGGGCTCAGCTTCAAGGAAAAGAAAGAGCTGGAAGGAATCGAACGGGAGATTGAAAAACTGGAGGCGAGGAAGCGGGAGCTGGAGATCTTTTTTGCCGATCCGTCGGCGCATGCCAAGAGTGCCGCCGGAGTGACCGACTGGTCGAATGAGCTTTCCCAAATCGAAAAAACCTTAGAGGAGAGGATTGCCCGGTGGGAAGCGCTGGAGAGCAAACGGGCGGGATGA
- a CDS encoding phosphoribosyltransferase yields the protein MEKRAKRKNTANQPCSIFEDRREAGRALAERLLHYGGDQSVLLVALSPGGVIVGREIALSLCAPMVLFRSRKLPIPGNPKLSFGAMTEAGGICLLSDMISRYEIPDRYIQETITSKKEEILQRRRRFRKTSLGFDLGGRRVIVVDEGIASGAVLFSALQWLRAEGAGHRIVALPVSPQAKLPRIKALSEESLVLHPVPSFHSVECYYRRFDPVSDEAARAILLTLNKRPLAA from the coding sequence ATGGAAAAGAGAGCGAAGCGAAAGAATACGGCGAATCAGCCATGCTCGATTTTTGAAGATCGGCGGGAGGCGGGACGGGCATTGGCGGAGCGGTTGCTCCATTATGGAGGAGACCAGAGCGTGCTGCTGGTCGCCCTTTCTCCGGGCGGCGTGATCGTCGGGAGGGAAATCGCCTTGTCGCTCTGCGCGCCGATGGTGCTGTTTCGCTCCCGGAAGTTGCCGATTCCGGGAAATCCGAAGCTCTCCTTCGGCGCCATGACAGAGGCGGGCGGGATCTGCCTCCTCTCCGACATGATCAGCCGTTATGAGATCCCCGACCGCTACATCCAAGAGACGATTACATCGAAAAAAGAAGAGATCCTTCAACGGCGCCGGCGATTCAGAAAAACGTCGTTGGGTTTCGATCTGGGGGGCAGGAGGGTGATTGTCGTCGACGAAGGGATTGCTAGCGGCGCGGTCCTCTTTTCAGCCCTTCAGTGGCTCCGGGCGGAAGGGGCCGGCCATCGGATCGTCGCCCTTCCGGTGAGTCCTCAAGCAAAGCTTCCCCGGATCAAGGCGCTCTCCGAAGAGAGCCTGGTGCTTCACCCGGTCCCTTCGTTCCATTCGGTCGAATGTTACTACCGCCGTTTCGATCCGGTCTCCGACGAGGCCGCCCGCGCGATTCTGTTGACCCTGAATAAGAGACCTCTCGCCGCCTGA
- a CDS encoding fibronectin type III domain-containing protein, with product MADYLRRCRLLLALVFLLILDHHALALAGEAVLTWDPNSEGNLAGYRVYVGLLPGVYSPPINVGRVTSWTVPNLTEGLTYYFAVTAYDTNGKESGFSNEARKTIPPLNDVIAPLISSVTNSNRTLNSALITWGTDEPADTRIEYGTTTAYGLTTPLVSSLVTVHSQTLSNLLPGTLYHYRVLSRDAAGNLATSADQIFTTLSDTTTPTVPGNVSGAALSTTQINLTWSASTDNVGVAGYRIYRNGVQVATRTTLTYSDGNLTPDTVYSYRVAAYDAAGNLSAQSAAASVRTLAPADTAAPVISGMGAINITAGGALISWSTNEPADTQIEYGTTTAFGSFTAIVPTLVTAHAQSLSGLLPATLYHYRVRSRDAAGNLAVSGSGSFTTAVLPDTTAPSVPTNVGAAAVSSSQVQLSWSASTDNVGVAGYRIYRNGVQIASSALRTYLNSGLAANTVYSYAVAAYDAGGNLSPASAAVSVTTLPLMPTVSQSAASGVTATSATLSGSVNPSGATTSAWFEYGTTTAYGSGTTPVTLSAANTISADLTLLASGTTYHFRLVARNAGGTTFGPNTSFNTPSPPASAPAPSPSGPITGYSMSEESYAWAEAPTPLTFSGDDNAISLSLPFSFPFYSQSYQQIYISTNGLLTFGSANTAYVPQPVQNPVLPNAFIAPFWRDLYVGLRQISIASSDSEFVISFNEVRDLCCSTSHTFQVVLRPDGTILFQYGAIVLNVPTTSGIENQDGSAGVPLLSAAPNTAFRFTPNTAQAPPPTADTTPPVISGIGVGGVTSSGAVLSWSTNEPADTQVEYGTTTAYGTSTGVVSTLVTSHAQSLTGLLPATLYHYRVRSRDAAGNLAVSNNGSFTTAAAPDTSAPSVPTGLTGAAVSSSQINLAWNSSTDNVGVSGYRVYRNGVQIATVSLPSYSNTGLAAGTTYSYTVAAFDAAGNVSAQSAAVSAATPASNSSTTLVLNPTGDTFISGNSTAYGSWETLNTYTWPANKIANAALMQFNLSGLPAGAVIQSATLTLALVEADATADAAYNIGVHRILNRNADLTRATGLTYDGVNGWTANSCCFNNVPLAQADISAAYDTRAVDKTLGQKSWNVTAMVQEWLNSPSSNNGMLLNSDATKGADRYRFFASMEHPTASSRPSLSITYRMP from the coding sequence GTGGCAGATTACTTGAGAAGGTGCAGGCTTCTTCTCGCCCTTGTTTTTCTTCTCATCCTCGATCATCATGCGCTTGCCCTCGCCGGGGAGGCGGTCCTGACCTGGGATCCGAACAGCGAAGGAAACCTGGCAGGCTACCGGGTCTACGTCGGTCTGCTGCCGGGGGTCTACAGTCCTCCGATCAATGTGGGACGGGTGACTTCCTGGACGGTGCCGAACCTGACCGAGGGGCTGACCTACTATTTCGCGGTCACCGCCTATGATACGAACGGCAAGGAAAGCGGCTTCTCGAATGAAGCCCGCAAAACCATCCCTCCGCTAAACGATGTGATTGCGCCGCTGATCTCGAGTGTTACCAACAGCAATCGCACCCTGAATTCGGCGCTCATTACCTGGGGCACCGATGAGCCGGCGGATACGCGAATCGAGTATGGCACAACAACCGCCTACGGGCTGACCACGCCGTTGGTGTCGAGCTTGGTGACCGTGCACAGTCAGACCCTTTCGAATCTACTCCCCGGCACGCTCTATCACTACCGGGTCCTCAGCCGGGACGCGGCGGGCAATCTGGCGACCTCGGCCGATCAGATTTTTACAACGCTATCGGATACCACGACGCCGACCGTTCCCGGAAATGTTAGCGGGGCGGCGCTGTCGACCACTCAGATCAATTTGACGTGGAGCGCTTCCACGGATAACGTCGGGGTGGCCGGCTATCGGATCTATCGCAACGGGGTGCAAGTCGCCACGCGGACCACGCTGACCTACTCGGACGGGAATCTGACCCCCGATACCGTCTACAGTTATCGCGTGGCGGCTTATGACGCCGCGGGGAACCTCTCGGCGCAGAGCGCCGCGGCGAGCGTAAGGACATTGGCGCCGGCGGACACCGCCGCGCCGGTGATCTCCGGAATGGGCGCGATCAATATCACCGCCGGCGGAGCCTTGATCAGTTGGAGCACCAATGAGCCGGCCGACACGCAGATCGAGTATGGGACGACGACCGCTTTCGGTTCTTTCACCGCGATCGTTCCGACCCTGGTGACGGCGCACGCGCAGAGCCTTTCCGGCCTGCTTCCCGCGACGCTTTATCACTACCGGGTGCGCAGCCGCGATGCGGCGGGCAATTTGGCGGTCTCGGGAAGCGGCAGCTTCACCACCGCCGTTCTCCCCGATACAACCGCTCCTTCCGTGCCGACAAACGTCGGGGCGGCCGCGGTTTCGTCTTCGCAGGTTCAGTTGAGTTGGAGCGCCTCGACCGATAACGTGGGAGTGGCCGGTTATCGGATCTATCGCAACGGGGTGCAGATCGCCAGCAGCGCCCTTCGGACCTATCTCAACTCCGGCCTGGCGGCGAACACGGTATACAGCTACGCGGTGGCGGCTTATGACGCCGGGGGAAACCTCTCCCCCGCCTCGGCGGCCGTTTCCGTCACGACCCTCCCTTTGATGCCGACGGTCTCACAGTCGGCGGCTTCCGGTGTTACGGCCACCTCCGCCACCCTCTCCGGGTCGGTGAATCCGTCCGGGGCGACCACTTCGGCTTGGTTCGAGTATGGAACCACCACGGCTTACGGCAGCGGCACGACCCCGGTGACCCTCTCGGCGGCGAACACGATCTCCGCCGACCTGACCCTCTTGGCTTCGGGGACCACCTATCATTTCCGTCTTGTCGCCCGCAATGCGGGGGGGACGACTTTCGGACCGAACACTTCCTTCAACACGCCGTCCCCTCCGGCTTCCGCTCCGGCGCCGTCCCCTTCGGGCCCGATCACCGGCTACAGCATGTCAGAGGAGTCTTATGCCTGGGCGGAAGCCCCGACCCCGCTAACATTCAGCGGAGACGACAACGCGATCTCCCTCTCTCTTCCCTTCTCTTTTCCTTTTTACAGCCAGAGTTATCAGCAGATCTATATTTCCACAAACGGGTTGCTCACCTTCGGGTCGGCCAACACCGCCTACGTCCCCCAGCCGGTTCAGAACCCCGTTCTGCCGAATGCCTTTATCGCTCCCTTCTGGCGGGATCTCTACGTCGGGCTGCGGCAGATCAGCATTGCTTCTTCGGATTCGGAATTCGTGATCTCTTTCAACGAGGTCAGGGACCTCTGCTGCAGCACGAGCCACACCTTCCAGGTGGTTCTCCGTCCCGACGGAACGATTCTCTTTCAGTATGGGGCGATCGTTTTAAATGTCCCGACCACTTCCGGCATCGAAAACCAAGACGGCAGCGCCGGGGTGCCGCTCCTCTCCGCCGCCCCGAACACCGCTTTCCGCTTTACCCCCAATACCGCGCAGGCTCCGCCGCCGACGGCCGATACGACGCCGCCGGTGATCTCCGGAATCGGGGTCGGCGGCGTCACCAGCAGTGGCGCCGTCCTCTCGTGGAGCACCAATGAACCGGCCGATACCCAGGTGGAGTATGGGACCACTACGGCATATGGAACTTCCACCGGCGTTGTCTCCACCTTGGTGACATCCCATGCTCAGAGCCTGACTGGCCTGCTTCCCGCGACCCTTTATCATTACCGGGTGCGCAGCCGAGATGCGGCGGGCAATTTGGCGGTCTCAAACAACGGCAGCTTCACCACCGCGGCCGCGCCCGATACGTCCGCGCCGTCGGTGCCGACCGGCCTCACAGGAGCCGCCGTCTCTTCCAGCCAAATCAATTTGGCCTGGAACTCATCAACTGACAATGTGGGGGTCTCCGGCTATCGGGTCTACCGCAATGGCGTCCAGATCGCCACGGTCTCTTTGCCGAGCTACTCGAATACCGGCTTGGCGGCGGGAACGACCTACAGCTACACGGTTGCCGCCTTTGATGCGGCGGGGAATGTTTCGGCGCAGAGCGCCGCGGTGAGCGCCGCCACGCCGGCATCCAATTCAAGCACGACGTTGGTGTTGAATCCGACGGGCGACACATTCATCAGCGGCAACAGCACGGCTTACGGCAGCTGGGAGACGCTGAACACCTATACCTGGCCGGCGAATAAAATCGCCAATGCCGCGTTGATGCAGTTTAATCTCTCCGGACTTCCTGCCGGGGCGGTCATTCAGAGCGCGACATTGACTCTGGCGCTGGTGGAGGCCGACGCGACTGCCGATGCGGCCTACAACATCGGTGTGCACAGGATCCTCAATAGGAATGCCGATCTGACCCGGGCGACCGGCTTGACCTACGATGGGGTCAACGGCTGGACGGCGAACAGCTGCTGCTTCAACAATGTTCCGCTGGCGCAGGCGGACATTTCGGCGGCGTATGACACCCGGGCCGTTGATAAAACGCTCGGGCAGAAGAGCTGGAATGTGACGGCGATGGTTCAGGAGTGGCTGAACAGTCCTTCGAGCAACAATGGGATGCTGCTCAACTCCGATGCAACCAAAGGGGCCGACCGTTATCGGTTCTTCGCCAGCATGGAGCATCCGACCGCCTCTTCGAGACCGTCTCTGAGCATTACTTACCGGATGCCGTAA
- a CDS encoding DUF72 domain-containing protein, whose translation MEAQAVRVGCSGWQYRHWKGNFYSASLPQKKWLDYYAAQFDTVEINNSFYRLPSEKTFSEWRDRVPDHFLYAVKASRYLTHIKRLKDPADPLHLFWSRARLLGPKLGPVLYQLPPRLKRNERRLFDFLEALPDHPLQVVEFRDPTWYTDEIFHAMEARGVAMCLHDHHESATPRETIGPFVYTRFHGGDGHYQGAYSDRTLRDWAAWLANEARSGKAIYAYFNNDTGGHAPRDARMLREHLTSLLQKEAA comes from the coding sequence ATGGAAGCACAAGCGGTTCGCGTCGGATGTTCCGGCTGGCAATATCGTCATTGGAAAGGGAACTTCTATTCCGCTTCCCTCCCTCAGAAAAAATGGCTCGACTACTATGCCGCGCAATTCGACACCGTCGAGATCAACAACAGCTTCTACCGGCTTCCGAGCGAAAAAACGTTTTCCGAATGGCGCGATCGGGTCCCCGATCATTTTCTCTATGCGGTGAAAGCGAGCCGGTATCTCACCCACATCAAGAGGCTGAAAGATCCCGCCGACCCGCTCCACCTCTTCTGGAGCCGGGCCCGGCTTCTTGGACCGAAGCTCGGCCCCGTCCTTTATCAACTCCCTCCTCGTTTAAAGCGGAACGAGCGGCGGCTCTTCGACTTTTTGGAGGCCCTCCCGGACCACCCGCTGCAAGTGGTTGAATTTCGAGATCCAACCTGGTATACCGATGAGATCTTCCACGCGATGGAGGCGAGAGGGGTGGCGATGTGCCTCCACGATCATCACGAATCGGCCACGCCGCGGGAGACGATCGGGCCGTTTGTCTATACCCGATTTCACGGCGGCGACGGTCATTATCAAGGGGCCTACTCCGATCGGACGCTCAGAGACTGGGCGGCCTGGCTTGCAAACGAAGCCCGGTCTGGAAAAGCGATTTATGCCTATTTCAACAACGACACCGGCGGGCACGCGCCGCGGGACGCGCGAATGCTTCGAGAACACCTAACATCACTTCTTCAAAAGGAGGCGGCCTGA
- a CDS encoding cobalamin-binding protein — protein sequence MNRIVSLIASSTEIVCALGLEDRLVGRSHECDYPLSVSRLPVCTAPKFATEGTSGEIDRRVKGLLQQALSIYRVDADLLKQLRPTHIITQTQCEVCAVSLKEVEAALRDWITPGAAAEASPILIPLAPNALSDIWADIRRVADAMGVSERGRALVQQLQERMAAIAKKNERPAVRPRAAAIEWIDPLMAGGNWMPELIGMAGGVNLFGEAGKHSPWMTWEALIQADPDVILILPCGFDIPRTRKELPALTAHPAWPALKAVREKQVYLLDGNQYFNRPGPRLAESLEILAEIFHPDRFRFGHEGTGWIRI from the coding sequence ATGAATCGGATCGTTTCATTGATCGCCAGCAGCACCGAAATCGTCTGCGCGCTGGGTTTGGAGGATCGACTGGTCGGCCGGTCCCATGAATGCGACTATCCCCTCTCGGTTTCCCGTCTGCCGGTCTGCACGGCGCCGAAATTCGCCACCGAGGGGACCAGCGGCGAGATCGACCGGCGGGTCAAAGGGCTTTTGCAGCAGGCGTTGAGCATCTACCGGGTGGACGCCGATCTTCTCAAACAGCTTCGCCCCACCCACATCATCACGCAGACCCAATGCGAGGTCTGCGCGGTCAGCCTCAAGGAGGTGGAAGCGGCGCTTCGGGATTGGATCACCCCCGGCGCCGCGGCGGAGGCGTCCCCGATCCTCATTCCCCTCGCCCCGAATGCGCTCTCTGATATTTGGGCCGACATTCGGCGGGTCGCCGACGCGATGGGGGTTTCCGAGCGGGGCCGCGCCCTCGTGCAACAGTTGCAGGAGCGGATGGCGGCCATCGCGAAGAAAAACGAACGGCCGGCGGTGAGGCCGCGCGCCGCGGCGATCGAATGGATCGATCCGCTGATGGCCGGGGGAAATTGGATGCCGGAGTTGATCGGGATGGCGGGGGGGGTGAATCTCTTCGGAGAGGCCGGGAAGCACTCCCCCTGGATGACCTGGGAAGCGCTCATTCAGGCCGATCCCGATGTCATTCTGATCTTGCCGTGCGGATTCGACATTCCGCGGACCCGGAAGGAGCTTCCCGCGTTGACCGCGCATCCGGCTTGGCCGGCGCTGAAAGCCGTTCGCGAGAAACAGGTCTATCTGCTCGACGGGAACCAGTACTTCAACCGCCCCGGTCCCCGCCTTGCCGAATCGCTTGAGATCTTGGCGGAGATCTTCCATCCCGACCGGTTTCGGTTCGGCCATGAAGGGACCGGGTGGATCAGAATCTAG